A stretch of Comamonadaceae bacterium M7527 DNA encodes these proteins:
- a CDS encoding DUF962 domain-containing protein translates to MTHATADELKAVNSFAEFYPIYLQEHSNRRCRRMHFIGSSLGVLCLGMLLASGQWQYLLYGLLCGYVCAWIGHFAFEHNKPASLSRPLYSFIGDWVMYKDMWLGKLSF, encoded by the coding sequence ATGACACACGCCACCGCTGACGAACTCAAAGCCGTCAACAGCTTTGCAGAGTTTTACCCCATCTACTTGCAAGAGCACAGCAACCGCCGCTGCAGACGCATGCACTTCATAGGCTCCAGCCTGGGCGTGCTGTGTCTGGGCATGCTGCTGGCTAGCGGCCAGTGGCAGTACTTGCTGTACGGCCTGCTATGCGGCTACGTTTGCGCCTGGATTGGTCATTTCGCGTTTGAGCACAACAAGCCCGCGAGCTTGAGCCGCCCACTGTATAGCTTCATAGGCGACTGGGTGATGTACAAAGACATGTGGCTAGGCAAGCTCAGTTTTTGA
- a CDS encoding cytochrome P450: protein MSQRPNLKGFDLRNLSAQFIDNPYPTYQALRETEPVKRMPDGSWLLTRHADLVQVYRDATSFVSDKQAEFAPKYGISSALYKHHTNSLVFNDAPRHTRVRSTIMGALSRRAIADMEAGLRALVQRLIANMAKQPRDTALDLIADYASAIPVDIIGNLLDIPPEDRAPLRDWSLAILGALEPSLSPAQMQLGNDSVNAFTAYLQELVAKRRAKPGDPQRDVLTRLIQSEQYSDGQPLSEVELLQNCIFLLNAGHETTTNLIGNALVTLAQHPTQRAQLQQQLATCDSGSKAEQDIMALAVDEFLRFESSNQLGNRRSTVDSIVGEQIIPANSLITLCIGAANRDPAVFDQPDQLQLKRSPNKHLAFGFGVHQCAGLSLARLEGRIAIAQLLRHFPNYQLAAPPERSHRARFRGFMRVPFVTGCGA from the coding sequence ATGTCACAGCGCCCAAACCTCAAAGGATTTGACCTGCGCAACTTAAGCGCGCAGTTTATTGACAACCCCTATCCCACCTACCAGGCCTTGCGCGAAACCGAACCGGTCAAGCGCATGCCCGATGGTTCTTGGCTGCTGACCCGCCATGCAGACCTGGTACAAGTCTACCGGGATGCCACCAGCTTTGTCTCTGACAAACAGGCCGAGTTTGCGCCGAAATACGGCATCAGCAGTGCGCTGTACAAGCACCACACCAACAGCCTGGTATTTAACGACGCACCGCGCCACACCCGGGTACGCAGCACCATCATGGGCGCGCTCAGCCGACGCGCTATTGCCGACATGGAGGCAGGCTTGCGCGCATTGGTGCAACGCCTTATTGCCAACATGGCCAAACAGCCTAGAGACACTGCGCTTGACCTGATAGCCGACTATGCCAGCGCCATTCCGGTAGACATCATTGGCAACCTGCTAGACATACCGCCAGAGGATAGAGCCCCTTTGCGCGATTGGTCGCTGGCTATTCTGGGCGCACTTGAGCCCAGCCTAAGCCCAGCTCAGATGCAGCTGGGCAATGACAGCGTGAACGCGTTTACAGCTTACCTGCAAGAGTTGGTGGCCAAGCGCCGCGCCAAGCCTGGCGACCCGCAGCGTGACGTGCTGACGCGCTTGATACAAAGCGAGCAATACAGCGACGGCCAGCCGCTTAGCGAAGTGGAGTTGCTGCAAAACTGCATCTTTTTACTCAATGCCGGGCACGAAACCACCACCAACCTCATTGGCAACGCCTTGGTCACCCTCGCGCAACACCCTACCCAACGCGCCCAGCTTCAGCAGCAGCTGGCCACTTGCGACAGTGGCAGCAAAGCCGAGCAAGACATCATGGCATTGGCGGTGGATGAATTTTTGCGCTTTGAGTCCAGCAACCAGCTGGGCAACCGCCGCAGCACGGTGGACAGCATTGTGGGCGAACAAATCATTCCGGCTAACAGTCTGATCACACTATGCATAGGCGCTGCCAACCGCGACCCAGCCGTATTTGACCAACCCGATCAACTACAACTCAAGCGCAGCCCTAACAAACACCTGGCCTTTGGCTTTGGCGTGCATCAATGCGCAGGCCTAAGCCTGGCCCGTCTGGAAGGCCGCATAGCCATTGCACAGCTGCTGCGCCACTTCCCCAACTACCAGCTAGCGGCCCCACCAGAGCGCTCACACCGGGCACGCTTTAGAGGGTTTATGCGCGTTCCGTTTGTGACTGGCTGCGGTGCTTGA